The genomic window TACTTCAACACTACAACTGCTCGCCGAGCTCTTCCCATGGTGCATCGAACTCACCCAAATACATCCCTACATCAGAACCAGAACCATTGAATATCAATTTGTTGATGCATGATGAATTACGTTCACCTGCAAAACAGGTCGAGGTTCCTTCTGTTCATGAGCAGCTATTAATGGAAGAAGAGATAGTCGCTTTTGCAAAACAGATCGAGGATCCTTCTGTCCCCGCTAAGCCAATTTTAGAATCGCCGGAGCCGTATTTTGACAACTTGGTTACTGATTCGACGAAACTAGTAGATGATCTCGGCGAATTAGCTTTTGATAACGTGCAGAGGATTGGAGAATTTCGACGAGAGGATGGGTTTGAGGTTCAATGTGACACAAATCTCACGGTTCATAACAGTGGAATTATAGCGACACCAGAATTGTCGAAAGCAGAGCCAATCACAACACATTCAGTCCATAACGACGATACTTCACGGCTCGACGAATCGCAACGCAAAGTCACCGACAATGATGTAGCGGGAAATCGAGGTTTATCTCttcaaagtgaaattccttTTGCATTGTATTTGACAAGTATAGTGAATAATCATGCTAGTAGTATGGAACCTAAGTTTCAATTACATTGGGATGATCTCTTAACTAAGCACAAGGTGGTGCTAGTGTCAATATATGGAAATTTAGCAGTTGACATCACAGGGATTCAATATGATTCTAGGCTTATTCCTCCTGATGCACAATCTAGTTTACTCAATTTTGGCCACCATGTGTTTGCTGAAATGTGTGAGCAAGGTGTTCTCTCTTGGACTGGCTTAATTCTAGGCTCTGTGGCTAGAATTAATGGCTGGAATGGGAAGCAGGTTCAGTCAGACCGTACAAGCCTTGCAAGTTTCACAGAATGGTATGAGACACCACTACCTAAACCACCAGTTTCTGCATTATTGAGCCCTCTACTATCACTTGAACCACCTAATGGTGTAGCCGTTGAGAACCGCTTAATGTTTCCACCGCCGCCAAAACCACCAGGTCACGGTTTTCAATTGCAAGTGACGCGGGCAACCGCTGTTCTTCCACCACCTCCTGAGCCTCCCGATGTAGAACACATAGTGGTGGTTTTGCAGGGATTTGCTACACTTATATTTCCTTGTTTGACTGGCTTAAGGAGCTTGTATCGAAATGGATATCGTGTGACTGACTCGATACTTGAGAGCTTGAGCATTttgtctcaacttgtgattctTCATAATTTTGACAGCAAATTTTATACCttagtttccatattaataatGAAGTTAGTGCATGCAAGAACCCAACAGTGGAATTTTCTAAAGGTTAGTAATCAATACAGTGGGAAAGGAAATGTTAATTTGGATGAGATGTACGCTTCTTATGAAAACAGGGGTCTGCTAGCAGTAGTCAATTACACTCTACATGACTTATTAGCATTTCATGCATATGGAGCTGATATCAATCAAAATAAAGAAATGTGTGTTGAAGCCTTGCAACATTTGAAAAGCTTCTGCCCTTTTGTTGATAATCTCAAACTAGATATAACTTGCATTAATGCAATAGCTTCTTGTTTCTCAAGATTTGAGTATAGCAACTCAGAGAGTTGGCACTTGGGTAGGGAAGCCAAAGTTGATGTTGGCTGGTGGATAAAATATCTTTCAGTTTTGAGGATTGATAATTTTCAAATAGTCATAACAATTGAAAACTCTACATTCTTTGTATTCTATTTGTCTGATATTCACTTTAGCAATTACCATGTATGTCATGATGTGGAGCTTGTGAGCACTGTGGCGTTTTCACATGCAAAGGGTTCTCTTCAaatctgaaattctggtatagcagaaccagatgttgtatagaatgtcgagacatctggtctgacatgaataacacggcaaggcatataacattaaaacggatactgaagaataatgtttgatcagatgttccaacattcaacttagagaatgtcatacttaatgttggaacatcttacgaaacataataaaatcaacaagtaaataaactgcacaggaaattgttaacccagttcagccaatctgcctactctgggggataccaatccaggaaggaaatccactaatagctctagtcactaagacctccagcaaaccctttgaatttacgtcttacactaagacctccagcaaaccctcggtttacgtcttacactaagacctccagcaaatcctaggtttacgccttatgacctcgacactactcatgcaacttctgcctaggaactcctagacatgagatcccatctcacttccacacaaccaacacaacctgtgttgttcatataatgttgaataaaatgtggtgacaatcaccgtgacatattttactcttgcttaaaagcttcgagtaaatcacacacagttaactccgtacttcaaagcttaggagtaaccttacacaataacaaactcagttcttaactcgtgttatagaatccacaagtaagaatcacaattaaaaaatacaaacactatctccttgcttaaaagcttcagagatattacaatactcaactcattacctaaaggtttctgagtgaggacatagtgaccatctcacaacccgagtggttcacttacaccaactctcctagagagtggctcaaaaacacgaaaccctaaagactacatctttgataaacaatggtttcggttgattaaaatcttggtcttgagtcttctttatatagacagagctagcacgctcctgatcttccaagataagcttcagaacacagctggtctttgagtcacgtccagctaagcaaatcagaccttaataaaatctttcctaaaatagtttatcctctttaggaaataaacaatgtgttgaatcattctattatgtcttgataagaacatatctgcacttaataacgtcttgatcagatcaaatcttgatatacacgtttgtagagtggatttccatatatagcagatacgtgtaataaatgcgcgagatttgggcaatctgactgtcgtacccaaacatgttacaacatttggtccaacatcttttgtacctaacatgttgaaacatttggtccaacatcttgcttgtatatttgttttagcaaaatgaggccaacacacaaatatccaacaatctccccctttggcaatttttggctaaaacaacttcagcccattaattagcacagagagatttaaaaaccatacaatccttcaagtcaacgtgagcacacaaatatgaaggaaggtagaacatcttctatgttacttccaaaagatttcctcaaatgaaaataacgcacagggtaaagaaataaactttaccataaaccatcAGAGGCATACACATCAGCGGAATCATAACATACTTAGCTTCATCCttcagtagagagaaataaactctcacaagcacacttgggaaaaataaattcccacatcaacatcaagatgtttcaacatgttgtagcgcatcataacatccatacattaagcacacataggcaaagaacttgatattgcattactcccccttaatatcaTATCAGGGAAAAACATACTtttgctccccctgaatacatcagctcatgcatctcatcaggcCATCAGAAAAACTGGTTCTTAAAAACtggttcttactccccctgaattcatgcatgtcactgcacacactactacttcttcatagacaggctagactagcatgtcacaacatcagatacaacattataaagtagcagacaaacacaaacatactactccccctttttagccacaaaatatgccaaacaaaaacttcatgcattaagagcaatagtaatgaacatcacagaaatccatagtgcagaatatcagagcataacaaatccatagtcttgaaatagcagaagcattacatcacgtaccaacaaaaaagacaaatgtcctcaacattatgctccacatcatataatcatcagataCCACATACTTCTACcgcacacaaaacacatcacatATCACAACTCCTTAAGGAAACCACAAAGTAGCAGTTGGGAAGAGTAAATTCTCACATAGttgagaaaaataagttctcatgcatccaggatgttccaacatatggCAGGACATCATCCAGAGCAAACAAATAGAGCTTTGCACAACAGAATAGTAACTACTTACTGCATTATGCTACTTCCCCTTAAAATCAGAATtagagcaaaaattaatttcactccctccaaatacattgacacatgcttatcagaatgatcatcagaaaacaattcttactccccctcaattttatcatccatatcagcacataagcatacagcaACACAGATTCAATACTACACCACTCAGATTAGCAGATGTTTAAGCATCAGACACCACATCATATAGTAGAACACATCCAACCACTAAaagagcatgcatatgtttcaacatcaggtagcacaacagacattagcagcaaaacatatcatgcctaccaactactaaactacttccctttttagtcagaagtttagacaaaatagggtcttcatgcattaatcaaagAGTACAATAGTATAGATATCCAAgaacatagtgcacagagctactacaaacgaagacaacaccatgggatacatacctcatcagatataaatcagcagtgaagtcatcatcaaatagcctaaaacagatcacacttcatcagcacaaaactttcaacatgatgaccaagatgtttcaccatctagtagcacatcagatagcacaggttcctccggtatggtatcagagcattgacaacaaagatgtttcaacacatgatagcacaacacatagcacatgttagcaaagatgtttcaacatgtctatttagcgtggtatcagagcgaataggagcaatcacaaaatacgtcacatgttagcaaagatgttgcaacatatggTAGCACAGGTTCTAGCATAGATTCTTCCAGCATGGTATCAAAGCACGTGGTCTTCCAATCAGGGCATGGAGCATCCATCTAGCCAAAACTccccttgtacacatgatcccatctttgtgcaaaggaagcacgatgaaaggaaacattgtCACAGAGAGCAACAAACACATTCTGAGGGATCTTTTTCGCACCAGactttttctttgaggcaaAGGGTGTGATGTCTAGCACATCCTCCTCAACATCATACTTAGAGTCACTTGAAGATGCTTCCTTTCTTTTCAGACTCTGTCTCTTCTTACTAGCAGGCACATTAACCTCATACATATTCTTTTCAGAATCAACCACTTTTTCATTAAGTGGCACAGTTTGATGAATTTCTTTAGACTGGGAgacccttcttcaacctcagtagaattctcttcatcagaccctgtttcttcatcagatgagTCAGATGGGTCAATAGATGTCCCAACATTTTTCACCACAACAGTTTCTTGAACAGGTTTCTGGATAATAGGAACATCAGCCTTAGGTTGATCCACAGATGTGTCAACGTCTGtcacaacatccttttcaggaactgtttgttttgatttatcaaCAACAGAACCAATAGCATCTTTTGTCTGAGATACATCAGCAACAAGAACATCTAtaattgtgtttgtggaatcaGCAACATTCACACCAGCAGAGATAATAATGTCAGGAACTAGCAATACTTCTCATagcttctttctcctttaaagcacaaagggagaaataaactcccatatactgaagaaaataaattctcaTACATCAGAGAAAAATCAATTCTCaaaaatcagatcaggatgtgtaGACATCATGGTGACATCATAGTATAACATATTTTGTGAGAACATAAAGCTAGAGGTTTCAAAAGAAGATCTGAAACTGTCACATATAGTAGTAGTAATCACATTTAAGTATCACAAATCTGACCATTATCACATCTGATTgcaacacatctgaacacatatagtacttctcatcagaatgcacatccacacaaatagtcatagcatgaccagttctctttctgtcatactttgagcaatagcttggtcacgtggaagatcatcaagatcagtttcttctaccgcagtctaaacttcaatactccaaaccaccaccaggtttaagactctcagaaccatatcagCATCAGTGTGGGGAATtgtagaacaggtttcaacaacacgaacaggttggtccaagatgtttcaacatctgatgtgacatcagactcaggtgaggtttctttgggggacacaaccacaactttagtgggggataacaaagtgacagaatcaacaactttgaaatatgacacatgaaaaaatttcaaaaaaaatgtcatcaacaaccacagcattcatactagactgacctatggttttaagagatcttggtttatctagaattacaatttcagaggcagatctcacagatgtttcaacactacccacaacatttgaactgacaaaaacctttaacagaggtaacaaaatttgattcaacatttaggggtgacaactgaatcaatgaggttatcaaaacgagtttggtaggtttattaacatcatcaacaaacatagatagacttttctaggaccttttgagagataagattaacctggataatggatttagaaataggtttcctagatgatgcacaTTTTGTTGACCAAGCAAAATAGGAGTAGAttcagatggattcaaagtaTTCACAGACCTTTTATGCATTCCCTTCTGACACGTGAGTGATCACACTGTCCATTTCACTTCCTTGTTGATCTTACAGGAAACATGTCTCGAATAATGTTCTAACATTCagtcagacattgtcttcttttacttgcattgatcaacacatcttcaaacatattgtcttccacttgattctaagtgttctcctttcacttatacttagtgacacataccaagacatctgAATATCTGAATTtgtgacatctctcaataatgaagactcttggaaagtccttccaaaaaatctgtagagaaaaataaattctcccaaactcaaccatttaaccactcgagagatatgtggataactgatataattattcAGCTTTACATGACTAGAATTAACCatgccttgttaataatttcaaaatgtcacaacatgttgtctgacatcatattctcatatgaggcataagatctccacaagcttgtacaacactctagacaatatatatgtaccaatgcaatccacagataaacacatgactctatctgtcatagataatcagggttccagctgaagatgaaaactcgagcactaaatgaaaaacatgtgaaagacttcatgccttcatgttgaagggcaacaccaactccctcagtagagttgattctgagtcagatattctcacttcttgagaatacatccaagcattctgacctcttcacttaacaaggacacatctgatcaatgtcctagcagaaccacactatgtatcatgatcttttgaataggcaggatgtcatgcatacaaggtgtaaagtcactcacaaaatccaaaatcatcttagtttgcttaaaagcttgactaagatcctgattatcaacccttttctagagtgacttgcaacagaagaaaaccaaagacaattatcaaacctcagtatttgacaatattcttctgccctttcattcactagtagttgttgatactagtggaataaatagtcatgcattgctagagcatactattaaaacaagatcagaacctccacattcttattcacatagtcagaaacacGTCTTCTGATCATACAGCTTGAGCACTCCCATACACAATCTCAAGCACCTTCCACAGAACAGCCatcaataaatatgatgttacaacatcatttaggacatcagcttctgattttggaacccaattacattggttcataaatcatcattcaaaaggacttattgtgcatagacatccttcaagaagctcccaatagagtaccatcaatgcagatcatccaggtttttcaaaacaccTGAATACCATGAAGAGAAATAGACTCTCATATATTCTCTGAACTATAAAGTTCAGACTGCATAATTGCACAactcttcagacaaatacatCAGTTTTATGCATAACTTCAACAGAGGATATACATATACTTAGCTCCCATTAAAGTATTTATCATTTGTCAGATAGGATTACCTTCTCACACAAGGTAGGACATTAGATCTGACATCATTCTTCTGCACATGTATGGCACCAACAGATGACATCCACTCATGATAGTTATTCTAACAAAAGATCATTCCAGATTAGGTCAGTTgcttgaccttgtactccacccTGAGTAGAACCAGCTTCCTTGGCTGAAGAAGCAGACGTTggagaagatgtttcaacattaattctgacatcaatctcaatcccatcggtttcatcctgaactatggtctagagataccatagtagtccataactcttgcaaggggacacaggagaatcaaccatcaaccttcaatatcaaatcatccacACATGCAGGGACGTGCATATTATACATCCCCAAAACTTCTTCTAATGTTCAAACCTCTTGTCTTACTTTAAGATGTTTGATGTCATTCTTCTGAACctatagaggagattccctctaacaggTATCTGGAACATTTTGATCCAACACAATATCAGGTATCACAGATGTGACAGTActtagcacaacatcagtcttagGTGCCCAAGATGTGCCAACATTCGACACCACATCATTCTCAGAGACAGATTCTTTGAGAGACTCATCAACAAACTCATTTGTGACCTTAGTGGAAGCATTAACTACATCATATGaatttcccttgattagcgtgcaccagacaatggagagagggatacaacatatacttcctttcacttcaacacaaacacacatttggatcagacatgaactaacccaagaggtcaaccatatgttgatTGTGTCCTAACCAACAAACTTATCTAAGACAAGTTTCTAGCGTAGAAAccatctcagacacagatgcctcctcttccaggtcaggagaagcttccaaacatatgtaaccaacacacacttgtttagcacccaagcatctgccatgccctactgtcatccaacaagattctgcagaatctcCTCATCAGATGTtccgtcagatgttccaacatctggtAAGACATCAGTTCCCGGAACACACCAAGAAATCATTTATCAAACCCACTGGAGGTTAGCTTTTTAGAgttggaagcaaaaataaattgctcataacttccTTCAGATCCtttttcaacaaactcatacgtgagtgcctttatgagtggacttgagatcacccccaagtatctttggcatctctaacgagttaaaaaaaaactcttcccgagcatcaccacaccagggCTTTCATCATAAAACAGAGTGGTGCATCCTCAACAAataaaaccaccaggagttttccatcagatatatatgcagcggaattcaaatcACAAAACTCCTAAACAAACTTCAGGCATAACACAATAACacaggtttgaaaataaatcaaaccatacagcaacTCATCACAAGATCTACACGCCTGAACAACAATAAACaggtctaatacacaccctgtcatgaatagtccatcctccacttctagggaccattcaatcaatgtgaacttctccaagttcaaacaaattttcagtattcctttcttgcccataaccagaaagtatcttccctaggatctcatccagaaaacagaacaggatgcctgctctgataccaattgaaattctggtatagcagaaccagatgttgtatagaatgtcgagacatctggtctgacatgaataacacggcaaggcatataacattaaaacggatactgaagaataatgtttgatcagatgttccaacat from Trifolium pratense cultivar HEN17-A07 linkage group LG1, ARS_RC_1.1, whole genome shotgun sequence includes these protein-coding regions:
- the LOC123913321 gene encoding uncharacterized protein LOC123913321 isoform X1 — encoded protein: MAEYVKNIAEKDPWDRWEKMHARNNVGFDRIISKLEILLQHYNCSPSSSHGASNSPKYIPTSEPEPLNINLLMHDELRSPAKQVEVPSVHEQLLMEEEIVAFAKQIEDPSVPAKPILESPEPYFDNLVTDSTKLVDDLGELAFDNVQRIGEFRREDGFEVQCDTNLTVHNSGIIATPELSKAEPITTHSVHNDDTSRLDESQRKVTDNDVAGNRGLSLQSEIPFALYLTSIVNNHASSMEPKFQLHWDDLLTKHKVVLVSIYGNLAVDITGIQYDSRLIPPDAQSSLLNFGHHVFAEMCEQGVLSWTGLILGSVARINGWNGKQVQSDRTSLASFTEWYETPLPKPPVSALLSPLLSLEPPNGVAVENRLMFPPPPKPPGHGFQLQVTRATAVLPPPPEPPDVEHIVVVLQGFATLIFPCLTGLRSLYRNGYRVTDSILESLSILSQLVILHNFDSKFYTLVSILIMKLVHARTQQWNFLKVSNQYSGKGNVNLDEMYASYENRGLLAVVNYTLHDLLAFHAYGADINQNKEMCVEALQHLKSFCPFVDNLKLDITCINAIASCFSRFEYSNSESWHLGREAKVDVGWWIKYLSVLRIDNFQIVITIENSTFFVFYLSDIHFSNYHVCHDVELVSTVAFSHAKGSLQISNESLDTKMRHQATQLCGNTIQLIEKLHATLNTAVLLHNCGVCDMSKMILDCSNFLIVGYIKTGVLDRKVLLSLELVSKCWMVVAMQVDYGDFDLMRLNCGCVYCVLRLKKRDITSYSSLAVLSQFSLIHYCFRNAHLSIWLPKFNIQGNIADSYGLCFLLLVTYATVGIWKDAKQLWLGGAAMKCVFEGDYWKFAQPLYYVELNTRNGPQLAYKKNQNTQNILATKSNFGKISHCLSDKTYADVQMFPLSWGGAFEFSHVIVTSMDSLEDDILDGDLNAICININFLTEVVTTSIWTICNQFLISCAHFKQWDPGQHLEMCTTIWSFKFKQWDPGKIGAMSNFYNLEDKVDFKGEGIVMNLLNWIGPK
- the LOC123913321 gene encoding uncharacterized protein LOC123913321 isoform X2, with amino-acid sequence MAEYVKNIAEKDPWDRWEKMHARNNVGFDRIISKLEILLQHYNCSPSSSHGASNSPKYIPTSEPEPLNINLLMHDELRSPAKQVEVPSVHEQLLMEEEIVAFAKQIEDPSVPAKPILESPEPYFDNLVTDSTKLVDDLGELAFDNVQRIGEFRREDGFEVQCDTNLTVHNSGIIATPELSKAEPITTHSVHNDDTSRLDESQRKVTDNDVAGNRGLSLQSEIPFALYLTSIVNNHASSMEPKFQLHWDDLLTKHKVVLVSIYGNLAVDITGIQYDSRLIPPDAQSSLLNFGHHVFAEMCEQGVLSWTGLILGSVARINGWNGKQVQSDRTSLASFTEWYETPLPKPPVSALLSPLLSLEPPNGVAVENRLMFPPPPKPPAVVNYTLHDLLAFHAYGADINQNKEMCVEALQHLKSFCPFVDNLKLDITCINAIASCFSRFEYSNSESWHLGREAKVDVGWWIKYLSVLRIDNFQIVITIENSTFFVFYLSDIHFSNYHVCHDVELVSTVAFSHAKGSLQISNESLDTKMRHQATQLCGNTIQLIEKLHATLNTAVLLHNCGVCDMSKMILDCSNFLIVGYIKTGVLDRKVLLSLELVSKCWMVVAMQVDYGDFDLMRLNCGCVYCVLRLKKRDITSYSSLAVLSQFSLIHYCFRNAHLSIWLPKFNIQGNIADSYGLCFLLLVTYATVGIWKDAKQLWLGGAAMKCVFEGDYWKFAQPLYYVELNTRNGPQLAYKKNQNTQNILATKSNFGKISHCLSDKTYADVQMFPLSWGGAFEFSHVIVTSMDSLEDDILDGDLNAICININFLTEVVTTSIWTICNQFLISCAHFKQWDPGQHLEMCTTIWSFKFKQWDPGKIGAMSNFYNLEDKVDFKGEGIVMNLLNWIGPK